The genomic region TGTTTTCATAACAGATAACGCCGTTTTTCTTGTGAAGTTCATAAGCCGCTTCCATATCGTCCACTTCAAAGGCAAGATGGAATTCATTATCACCCAAATTATAGGGTTCTTTGCGGTCGCGCAGATATGTCAGTTCAAGCTGGTGGCTTGTAACGCCGTCGCCCATGAAAACAAGGGTAAATTCGCCATGTTCGGGCTGAATTCTTCTTGTTTCCTTAAGCCCCAGATTTTCTTCGTAAAACTTTATACTTCTTTCCAAATCAAGCACGTTGATATTGTTGTGGTTGAAAGTAAATTTCATAACAAAACCTCCCGGAATGAGTTTTTTTATTATTTTACCATGAAAAACAATGCAACAGCGTTAAAAAAACTGGCAGAAACAAAAAGAAATGCAGATTGCCCGCCATTTGCCGGGCAGTGGTTCTTTTTCTTGTGGACGGTATATAATTCTGATATAATCCATTTATTAATAATCTTCCGTCGGGCTTTAACGGCGGACGGAAACATTTACAGCGGCGGCTGATGCGTTTTGCATTATCCGGTTTTTTCTGTTTAACGGAGGTATATTATAATTATGCTTAATCTTAATGAAATATTGACCGAAAGTTATTGCACGGCAATTCGTAAACATTTTGAGAACAGTCTGGTTTCAGAGAAAGGCGGATTTTCGGCTGGCGGACGGGAATTTGAACTGTACAGCCGGCTTGAGCAATATCATAATGAAAAAAAGAAGGTTATGAACGAATGGGCGGAAACTGCGGTTGAACAACTGAACGGAATGACACCTTCGGTTTTAATAAACGGCATGGAAAAATTCAGCGATGTTTTTGATCTGTTTTTATACATGGCGGAGCATGCCGATGATGACATCCCGCCCATAGTCATTCAGAAACTTAAGAGTTTTAAAAACGAAGCGATATCCGCCCTTGCAGATTTGGCAGCTTCACATCTGGAAAGCGATCCCGACATGCTTTTCATTGCGGCGGTATCGGCGTTAGGGGAGTTTGAGCTCACAGACGCCGTGTTCCCGCTGATTGATCTCGCCTATAAAGTGAACGACAGAAACGCGGCAATGGATTTTATCGAAGAAGCGTTAAGAAATGCAGGGACATGCGTAATTGAACCATTGCTTGAAATCCTTGAAGGAAAAGAGATAGGAACGGTTGAGGAAATGCTCCTTTATGTTCTTGCGTCTGCCGGCTCAAACTGCAGGGACGACAGAATATACAGACTGCTCAGGCAGGCATTCAGGACAATGGAGGATAAAATGCCCGCGGTCATATGTTTGAATGTATATGGCGACGGACGGGCAATTCCAATGCTTAGAGGGTACTTGGAAAGAAACAGGCAAATAGAGAAAAACTTATTTTTTGAAATTCTTGGGACGATTGAAAAGCTTGGAGGCAGGACCGATGATTTTTCAAGACTTTTTTAATATTACAGGCGGTTATAAATAAATCTGATCTTTTTTCATTATAAACCGGATCTTTCCATAAATTTAATGTAAATTATTAGTGAGATTACCATGTTTGGAGGGAAAGTATGGAAGACAGGGAAAGGGCTTATGAGGAAAAAAGACTGGCACGGACCCTTGACGAGATAGAACGCCAGCTGCGGCAGATGACTGAGATAGAACGGGCTTTTGTCAACAATATGCGCACAACCTATAAAAACATGTGGAAAGAGGTCGTGGCGGCACCAAACGACCTGCAGGATATGGATCAGCTTGTCGCAGCAAAACTTTACCTGGACGAGATGAGAAACCTTGAGACTACTTATAAAAGCGCGCAGCAGAGAATAATTCAGCTCAGGAAAATGCTGAACAGCCCTTATTTCGCCAGAATAGATTTCGTGGAGAACGGCGAAGACAGCGCCGAGCAGATATATATCGGGATTGCAATGGTTCAGGACGAAGAATCCCTTGAGATATTTGTATATGACTGGCGTGCTCCTATATCAAGCATGTTTTATGACTATGAAAGGGGACCGGCCGGTTACAATACCCCTGCAGGGCGTGTTGAAGGGGAACTGATACTTAAAAGGCAGTTCCGGATTGAAAACGGAAAATTGAAATTTATGTTTGACTCGGACATAAAGATTGATGATGACATATTGCAGGAAGTCCTTGGACGAAGCAGGGACGAAAAAATGAAAACCATTGTTACAACCATTCAGCGGGAACAGAACAGGGCGATAAGGGATGAAGGGCATAGACTGCTGATTGTGGAAGGCCCTGCGGGCAGCGGTAAAACATCCATTGCGCTGCACAGGGTTGCGTTTCTTCTGTACCGTTACAGGGACAGCATTACCAATGATAGCGTGGTTATACTTTCGCCAAACGACATTTTTAACGACTATATTTCCGAAGTATTGCCCGAACTGGGTGAGGAAAATGTAAGGCAGACCACTTTTATGGCGTTTGCGAAGGATTTCCTTAAAACAAACATGGTTGTGACCGATCTGAACGAACAGATGGAATATATGCTGAGTGCCGGTAACAGCGAAGAATACGGTATCAGGATAAAGTCCATGAAATACAAGTCATCGGTTGAATTTTTAAGGAAGCTGCAGGATTATGTAAATCGGCTTTACGACAATCCGTGGGATTTTGAGGACTTTGAAACAAATAATACGGTCATTATTTCGGCAGAGGAGCAGAAGAAACTTTTTATAGGTGACTATACCTATCTTCCGCTTATACCCAGGCTTAAAAAGGTAAGGAACCGTGTGCTGTACCTTATCAAGCAACAAGAGTATAAGGAGATTGCCAGACTCAATGAGAAACTGAAAAAAGATCCAGTCATGATGGAGAGAAATGCCAATGAAAGAATGAAAATTGCCGTAAGAACGGTGCTGAAGCGTTTTAAACCTCTGCGTGAAAAAGCAAGGCAAATAGGGAATATTTCTCTTATCGATGCCTACAGGAGAATATTTGAAGACGCAATGGACGGGGATTTTTCCGATGTGGCGAGGTTTACCCTTGAACAGTTGGATCAGGGTATACTGCTTTATGAAGACCTGGCGCCGGTGCTTTATCTTAAAGCCAAAATGTTCGGGATACCCTCCCAGGAAAACATCAGGCATGTTGTAGTGGACGAAGCCCAGGATTATACTCCCATACAGATGGAATTTATCCGTGAAATGTTTCCTCAAAGTAATTTTACCGTCGTCGGGGATTTAAACCAGAGTATCAATCCGTATGCCAACATTGAAAACACCGATATTCTGAAAGGTTTGTTCCGGACCGACAGTATATCCCATATAAAACTGACAAAAAGCTACCGGTCAACATGTGAAATAACCAGGTTTGCAAACTATATAGCCGGAATTGAAGGTGATGCGGGACTGGTGAACAGAACAGGGGAATTGCCGTCGGTGAAGATTGTACGGTCGGTGGATGAGTGTGTGGACGGAATAAAGAGAGACATAAAAAACATGATTTCAGAAGGCTTCAGATCTATGGCCGTAATTACAAGGAACAGGGCCGAAGCCGAAACGATACACCGTCTTTTGTCGGAATCGGTTAAATGCAATCTTGTAACCGACCCCGAAGCTGTTTTCCCGCACGGTATAACCGTGATACCTTCGTATCTCTCAAAGGGACTGGAATTTGACGTGGTTTTTGTATTGAATCTGGATATTCCGTACAGCGGAAAAGAAGAAAAAAGCTTGTTTTACACGATATGCAGCAGGGCACTCCACCGGCTGTTCATATATTCTCTGGGCAAACTGCCGGAGTATTTGAACGGCATGCCGGAAGACGCATATGTCCTGTCTGGGCCGTATTGTTGAACATTCCCTGTAAACAGGCAATAAAAAATCCCTTGAAAGCTTTTCCCATAAAGGGTATCATTAAGACATAAATATGAATCAATGTACCATGAACAGGAGGTTATAAAATTAAATGGAGTTTACCGAAATGTATGATGAGATTGTAGCCGCGCTTGAGGAGAAAAAGGCAAAGGAGTTAACTGTAATTGATATCCGGAATTTAACCACCATTGCAACTTACTTTATCATATGCAGCGGTACGTCAACAACCCACATAAAAGCACTGGCTGACGAAGTCGAGTTCAGATTAAAGGAAAAAGGAGTGTCACCGCACAGAATTGAAGGCTACAATAACGCGCGATGGATTCTTATGGATTACGGCGAAATAGTTGTTCATATTTTCCATGAGGAGGATCGCCGGTTTTATAACCTCGAACGACTGTGGCAGGATGGCAGAGCCGTCCCGGTAAAGAATGCGGAACAGAATTAAATTTATGCGTTTGATGCATTTATTTATACAATAGTTGCGTGTTTGACAGGAGGCGTAGAGTATGGCTTATTCAATAGAAACGGACAGGAAATGGCAACAGAAATGGGAAGAGACCAAGCTTTACAAGTTCGATAGGAGTAATCTGGACAAAAAGCTTTACTGCCTGGAAATGTTTTCATACCCTTCAGGTGCGAACCTGCATGTGGGTCATTGGTATAATTTTGGTCTTACGGACTCTTGGGCAAGAATGAAACGCATGCAGGGTTACAATGTATTCCATCCGATGGGGTTTGATGCCTTTGGATTGCCTGCCGAGAACTATGCAATAAAAACGGGTATTCATCCGAAGGATTCAACCTATAAAAATATCAGGACGATGGAAAAGCAGCTCAGGGAAATGGGAGCCACGTATGACTGGGACTATGAAGTGATAACATGTGCTCCGGAATATTACAAATGGACACAGTGGATTTTCCTGCAGCTTTACAAACACGGCCTCGCATACAGGAAAAAAGCTCCGGTGAACTGGTGCCCAAGCTGTAAAACCGTTCTGGCAAACGAGCAGGTAATAGACGGTGCATGTGAGCGCTGCCATACCGAGGTCACGAAAAAAGACCTGACACAATGGTTCTTCAAAATAACAGCCTATGCTCAGGAACTTCTTGATTTTCTTCCGAAACTGGACTGGCCCGAAAAGACGAAAAAAATTCAGACAAACTGGATTGGCCGTTCTGAAGGGGCGGAAATAGAATTCAAAATAGCGGGCAGTGACAAAACTCTTAAAGTATTTACAACGAGAGCCGATACCCTTTACGGTGTGACCTACGTTGTTCTTGCGCCTGAAAGCGAGCTTACCGACGAGGTTACAACAGACGAGTACAGAGAGCAGGTTGAGGAGTACAGGGAATTTGCAAGAAAACAGTCTGAGATAGAAAGAATGTCCACAGTTAAGGAAAAAACGGGAGTCTTCACCGGAGGTTATGCTATAAATCCGGTAAATGACGAAAAGGTGCCAATCTGGATTGCGGATTATGTACTGGCGGGATACGGTACTGGCTGTGTTATGGCAGTGCCCGCCCATGATGAAAGGGATTATGAATTCGCGAAAAAATTTAATCTCCCCATAAAGAGGGTTATCAGAAGCAAAGACGGCTCTCCGGACGAGCTGCCGTTTACAGAAGACGGAATTCTCGTGGACAGCGGCGAGTTTTCAGGCATGACTTCCGAACAGGCGCGGATCGAAATTGTGAAAAAGCTTCAAAAAGAGAACATGGCGGAATTCAAGGTAAATTACCGTCTCAGGGACTGGCTTGTTTCCCGCCAGCGTTACTGGGGCGCGCCGATACCGATTATTTACTGTGATGACTGCGGAATAGTGCCTGTCCCGGAAGAGGATCTCCCGGTGGAACTGCCGTACAATGTGGAATTTACCCCCGACGGTGAGTCGCCTCTGGCGAAATGTGAAGAGTTTATGAATACCACATGCCCAAAGTGCG from Thermoclostridium stercorarium subsp. stercorarium DSM 8532 harbors:
- a CDS encoding VOC family protein, translated to MKFTFNHNNINVLDLERSIKFYEENLGLKETRRIQPEHGEFTLVFMGDGVTSHQLELTYLRDRKEPYNLGDNEFHLAFEVDDMEAAYELHKKNGVICYENKEMGIYFINDPDGYWIEIIPKKDRK
- the helD gene encoding RNA polymerase recycling motor HelD gives rise to the protein MEDRERAYEEKRLARTLDEIERQLRQMTEIERAFVNNMRTTYKNMWKEVVAAPNDLQDMDQLVAAKLYLDEMRNLETTYKSAQQRIIQLRKMLNSPYFARIDFVENGEDSAEQIYIGIAMVQDEESLEIFVYDWRAPISSMFYDYERGPAGYNTPAGRVEGELILKRQFRIENGKLKFMFDSDIKIDDDILQEVLGRSRDEKMKTIVTTIQREQNRAIRDEGHRLLIVEGPAGSGKTSIALHRVAFLLYRYRDSITNDSVVILSPNDIFNDYISEVLPELGEENVRQTTFMAFAKDFLKTNMVVTDLNEQMEYMLSAGNSEEYGIRIKSMKYKSSVEFLRKLQDYVNRLYDNPWDFEDFETNNTVIISAEEQKKLFIGDYTYLPLIPRLKKVRNRVLYLIKQQEYKEIARLNEKLKKDPVMMERNANERMKIAVRTVLKRFKPLREKARQIGNISLIDAYRRIFEDAMDGDFSDVARFTLEQLDQGILLYEDLAPVLYLKAKMFGIPSQENIRHVVVDEAQDYTPIQMEFIREMFPQSNFTVVGDLNQSINPYANIENTDILKGLFRTDSISHIKLTKSYRSTCEITRFANYIAGIEGDAGLVNRTGELPSVKIVRSVDECVDGIKRDIKNMISEGFRSMAVITRNRAEAETIHRLLSESVKCNLVTDPEAVFPHGITVIPSYLSKGLEFDVVFVLNLDIPYSGKEEKSLFYTICSRALHRLFIYSLGKLPEYLNGMPEDAYVLSGPYC
- the rsfS gene encoding ribosome silencing factor; this translates as MEFTEMYDEIVAALEEKKAKELTVIDIRNLTTIATYFIICSGTSTTHIKALADEVEFRLKEKGVSPHRIEGYNNARWILMDYGEIVVHIFHEEDRRFYNLERLWQDGRAVPVKNAEQN
- the leuS gene encoding leucine--tRNA ligase, which encodes MAYSIETDRKWQQKWEETKLYKFDRSNLDKKLYCLEMFSYPSGANLHVGHWYNFGLTDSWARMKRMQGYNVFHPMGFDAFGLPAENYAIKTGIHPKDSTYKNIRTMEKQLREMGATYDWDYEVITCAPEYYKWTQWIFLQLYKHGLAYRKKAPVNWCPSCKTVLANEQVIDGACERCHTEVTKKDLTQWFFKITAYAQELLDFLPKLDWPEKTKKIQTNWIGRSEGAEIEFKIAGSDKTLKVFTTRADTLYGVTYVVLAPESELTDEVTTDEYREQVEEYREFARKQSEIERMSTVKEKTGVFTGGYAINPVNDEKVPIWIADYVLAGYGTGCVMAVPAHDERDYEFAKKFNLPIKRVIRSKDGSPDELPFTEDGILVDSGEFSGMTSEQARIEIVKKLQKENMAEFKVNYRLRDWLVSRQRYWGAPIPIIYCDDCGIVPVPEEDLPVELPYNVEFTPDGESPLAKCEEFMNTTCPKCGKPARRDPDTLDTFVCSSWYFLRYPDNHNDREPFNREWINKMLPVDKYVGGAEHAAMHLLYARFITKALRDMGYLDFDEPFKSLVHQGTILGPDGSRMSKSKGNTISPDDYIREYGSDVFRLYLAFGFSYTEGGPWSDDGIKAISRFVNRVERLVEKFVAEKDGESSDSIGADEKELIFVQNTAIKGVTEDAEKFQFNTSVARIMELTNALYKYDALQVKNRKLMEEAIRNLLLLLAPFAPHFCEEMWEKMGYEYSIFNQKWPTYDPKALVRDTIEMAVQINGQVKYKIQVPQDADNKAVEEAALNDEKAAVYLKDKEIVKIIVVPKRLVNIVVKK